One Natronomonas gomsonensis genomic window, CTGGACCGCCGGTTTTCAAGAAGGTAGTACAGATCAATCTCCTGCTTCCCGTACTGGTCCCGGAAAATGTCGATAAGGAGATTCTCTAAGAGCTTCCATACCAGGACGTACGTAGCGTCGTTAATCCCGATACGGTTGCACTGGTTGATGTCCTCAACCAGATCCGGGTAGAACGTGCCCGGGACGTTGTCGATGTCGAGAAACCGTTCGGAGCGAAACGTAGAGTGGAGCACTCCTGTACCATGTTCCTCGTCCACGAGGGGATCGAGACCTACGACGCCTCGTACTACGAGACGCAGCTTATCAAAGCGGTCGAGAGCGTGCTTTCACCGCTCGGGTGGGACCGATCCGACATTCGCCGGGAGCTCTCCGGTGAGAGGGACGCCGTTTTGAGCTCGTTCGGAGCCTCCAACGAACCTTCGTAGTGGACACCACCCCTGGTTTCCGTCGTTTCGATCCAACCCCACGTTTCCGACGTAATTTTCGACCCCCCTCGTTTCCGTCGTTTCCTCACGCCCACCCCGGATTTCCGTCGTCCGCATCCACTCAGTAGTAGGGGGTCACTACTCGCGAGTCCAATCCTGCATCCGGCTGTCCTCGAGGATCGTTTCGCGGACGACCTGGGGATCTTCGATGAGTCGGTTCTGGAGGTGGATGCCGCCCGCACTCCCCTTGTTGATCTTCTCGATTTCGACAACCCCGAGGAAGGCTTGCTCTTTCAGGATGTCGCGGAACCGGCGGACTGAGAGGATATCCATATCGAGATGGTTGCAGATGCGTTCGTACTGGTCGTACACCCGACTCGTGAGGAACGCATCGTCGTTGCTGTTGACACTCAGCTCCGTGAGCGCCAGCAACGCTGCCTTCGCCTGCGTGGGTGCGCCGTTCACGAGTTCTCTGAACCGGTCCTTTTCGGCGTGCTGCTGTGCCTGGCGGACGTGTTCCTCCGTCACCTGCTCTGCTCCGGCCTCGTAGGCGACCTCCCCGGCGTGGCGAAGAATGTCGATCGCCTTCCGAGCGTCACCGTGCTCCTGCGCGGCGAAGGCCGCCGAGAGCGGAATCACGTCCTCGGAAAGGACGCCGTCCTGGAAGGCGTCCTCACGGTTGAACATAATCTCCCGTAACTGGTTGGCGTCGTATGGCTTGAAGAACAGCTCCTTGTGCTGGAAGCTGCTTTTCACGCGCTCGTTCACGTTGTCGACGTACTGGATCTTGTTGCTGATCGCGATGACACCGACGCTACAGTCGATTTTTCCCGCCTCCTCAGCGCGCGAGAGCTTCATCAGCACGCTGTCGTCGTTCATCAGATCGATCTCGTCGAGGATGATGATCACAGAATCAAATTGGGCGTCGAGCGTCTTCCAGAGGAGTTTGTAGTATTTCGAC contains:
- the orc4 gene encoding DNA replication protein Orc4; its protein translation is MTPDSSPSSVDDPLFESGHRIFANKDLLKIGHVPEADRIVGRDEEISKLAKRLNGAVHGYSPENVMIYGKTGTGKSLVSKHVCQRAKNAAQDGVEIGTAYIDCAEDNTETQAISSLAAKLNDESSTGISVPHTGLSTSKYYKLLWKTLDAQFDSVIIILDEIDLMNDDSVLMKLSRAEEAGKIDCSVGVIAISNKIQYVDNVNERVKSSFQHKELFFKPYDANQLREIMFNREDAFQDGVLSEDVIPLSAAFAAQEHGDARKAIDILRHAGEVAYEAGAEQVTEEHVRQAQQHAEKDRFRELVNGAPTQAKAALLALTELSVNSNDDAFLTSRVYDQYERICNHLDMDILSVRRFRDILKEQAFLGVVEIEKINKGSAGGIHLQNRLIEDPQVVRETILEDSRMQDWTRE